The proteins below come from a single Dermatophagoides farinae isolate YC_2012a chromosome 7, ASM2471394v1, whole genome shotgun sequence genomic window:
- the LOC124496566 gene encoding uncharacterized protein LOC124496566 isoform X1: MDKNLLDIDFGMDRLTMNDNDGDVNSYSYHYNEVDNDVLVAAAAAADDDDDEKTIEWIIKESNLMATFALVPITITVIKLRDIIVNNDSNILTSDQEFMNTVKFIEEKLLINSNDYEAKISHRYYDEFIVKMNVDFYINPDPINQSFMLDLISRFRSVQIFQTNFRIVMEFPHNSLRHLIKESPIDEMDDYSASMNSFSIGSVINLCYFTSRFNAIPSQYHPLKMIWNFQKNLIIFYFHIQHNRTSQRYKIEISFSSIQFILLEINQSINTPCGIGVCFELNSAPLLFTEKMCRNRIKWIRTKDLRNNVDSDLIGYAHGYRITIDDLNIIKTTIKLSYLCKERTRTFAFYIGRINQIMLNNSRWTMDRLWNNIDQTFAKSFARNYACRVILRSYRIVDRVICRHGILNEDNVKNFLENIKQLESDLYFENCLYQLDVKSNNPVIDFIAEFNRIVQTVDTNRPQRISIFGSNGKKKLLGPDQDHYIIMRRAIMTPTRLQFFRPIACLRSRFSNIANLDYALRLTLSEDNNRFLNGPSSSSEFIKECIMPRLLAGIRIADRHFEFLGSSSSQMRESGIVFYARDTDNRTAESIRQIVGDLSIFKRKVAKYIARFGLIFSQSIAYYQCDQSVDIYRSADLTNGPFIFSDGGGIISNSLARKITPLLNTPPDYFPSAFQIRYGGCKGMLVRYESSDDNDMIMFRESMIKFQSNDFSLGILKFSAPRSVYLNRPLLQILYEQQVPAHVFYNIITQSTESLAHSLMFEANAYELMNMYSQRNLNYNKLHKAGYSFLNEPFLRRILNHLLFYRLNELKSKARIKVPSSHGRTAFGVIDEMNQLNPGEVFFQYSQLNDVDGLPTGETIILDNQEVMVTKFPCLSLGDVRKFKAINVKGLEHVKDCLVFPAKGHRPHTDEMGGSDLDGDEYAIFWKTDLIFPGSNYHPMDFPSQTSPESDRDIVIDDIVKFYCDFLVDNNIGLVANSHLMFSDFHPEGLSSCECLDLAAKYSVSLDFQKNGVNAKVENKYIPDSNWIRPDFMSKRNGESDVYLSTKILGIIYRHCSLMEDMIRASNTYLMANQENRLEKPNPNLILNCWQLFEQEAMKAYDDYCHLVIDHMEMLDIESEATLISNVFENKSEAATTVLNDLFKHFQKIFELQAQGRSDEERLLLISAWYAICFQRSDHIRYRYHDEPLFGMPFLVPDEMINLIRHVEKSTVANPVICIKIEFEHIELTCMIILFWMAQMNRIFKRGAHLGQLLKIFDRQKNKWYSTTEHQLLKGIIQEQLIIIVDQYQEIAIVEPNEQTHHQVVAFLFDQYLLYLSRLFNQLELLIDNSDLDHVFLLKYSLFAVNFIEKLNRMENPPMNAAILRDKMFEYKLFLKLLIRNFRLETQTCETVEFAILNVDRCLTNGCHRIDFNQKHCLLKLRYMAGNITEIFIHKNNGICIQSLIQSKGKKIATNTTNTNEWRQQQTTPIANNLTRSNVDYFIVKVSGFQTSISLLKCLLGHPKLYPNIMIGYQFI; this comes from the exons atggataaaaatttaCTTGATATCGATTTCGGAATGGATCGTTtgacaatgaatgataatgatggtgatgtcaACAGTTATAgctatcattataatgaagTGGATAATGACGTtcttgttgctgctgctgctgctgctgatgatgatgatgatgaaaaaacaatcgaatggATTATAAAAGAAAGCAATTTAATGGCAACATTTGCTCTGGTGCCCATTACAATCACCGTTATCAAATTACGTGATATTattgttaataatgataGTAATATTCTTACATCTGATCAAGAATTTATGAATACAGTTAAATTTATAGAGGAAAAATTGctcatcaattcaaatgattatgaagCCAAAATAAGTCATcgttattatgatgaattcattgtCAA GATGAACGTTGATTTCTACATTAATCCCGAtccaataaatcaatcattcatgttGGATTTGATCTCAAGATTTCGTTCGgtacaaatttttcaaacaaattttcgAATCGTAATGGAATTTCCTCATAATTCTCTTCGTCATCTAATAAAAGAATCGCcaattgatgaaatggatGATTATTCCGcatcaatgaattcattctCCATTGGATCGGTTATTAATCTTTGCTATTTTACTAGTCGATTTAATGCCATTCCATCGCAATATCATCCACTGAAAATGATatggaattttcaaaaaaatttaataattttctatttccATATCCAACACAATCGAACATCCCAAAG atataaaatagaaatatcattttcatcgattcaattcatattgCTCGAGATCAATCAGTCAATCAATACACCATGCGGTATTGGTGTTTGTTTCGAATTAAATTCTGCTCCTTTATTGTTCACAGAAAAAATGTGTcgaaatcgaataaaatggaTTCGTACCAAAGATTTAAGAAATAATGTTGATTCTGATTTAATTGGTTATGCACATGGATATCGTATCACGATAGATGATTTGAATATCATAAAAACTACAATCAAATTAAGCTACCTGTGTAAAGAACGAACTCGAACTTTTGCTTTTTACATAGGCagaataaatcaaatcatgcTAAATAATAGTCGATGGACAATGGATCGATTATGGaacaatattgatcaaaCTTTTGCAAAAAGTTTTGCCAGAAATTATGCTTGCCGTGTAATTTTGAGATCATATCGTATTGTCGATCGAGTTATATGTCGGCACGgaatattgaatgaagatAATGTGAAGAATTTTCTCGAAAATATCAAACAATTAGAGTCGGATTTGTATTTCGAAAATTGTCTATATCAATTGGAtgtaaaatcaaacaatccaGTTATCGATTTCATTGCTGAATTCAATCGTATCGTTCAGACTGTCGACACAAATCGGCCCCAAAGAATTAGTATTTTTGGTAgtaatggcaaaaaaaaattgcttggACCAGATCAagatcattatattattatgcGTCGAGCTATCATGACACCAACTcgattacaattttttcgtCCTATCGCCTGTTTACGTTCACGATTCTCAAATATTGCCAATCTAGACTATGCTTTACGATTAACATTGTCTGAAGATAATAATCGTTTTTTGAACGGACCATCCAGCAGCAGTGAATTCATTAAAGAATGCATTATGCCACGATTATTGGCAGGCATAAGAATAGCAGATcgtcattttgaatttcttggttcatcatcaagtcaAATGCGTGAATCTGGTATCGTATTCTATGCTCGTGATACTGACAATCGAACGGCCGAATCGATTCGTCAAATAGTGGGTGATCTATCGATTTTCAAACGAAAAGTAGCCAAATACATTGCACGATTTGGATTGATATTTTCACAATCAATTGCTTATTATCAATGCGATCAATCAGTTGATATATATCGATCAGCTGATCTTACGAATGGACCGTTTATATTCTCGGACGGTGGTGGTATCATATCGAATAGTTTGGCACGGAAAATTACACCATTATTGAATACACCACCAGATTATTTTCCATCTGCATTTCAAATCCGTTATGGTGGCTGCAAAGGAATGCTTGTCCGTTATGAATCGagtgatgacaatgatatgataatgtttcgtgaatcaatgatcaaatttcaatcgaatgatttttcattgggtatattgaaattttcagcACCAAGATCTGTCTACCTGAATCGGCCATTATTACAGATTCTTTATGAACAACAAGTACCGGCTCATGTTTTctacaacatcatcacccAATCGACAGAATCATTGGCGCATTCATTGATGTTTGAAGCTAATGCAtatgaattaatgaatatgTATTCACAACGAAATCTTAATTACAACAAACTTCATAAAGCCGGTTATTCCTTCTTAAACGAACCTTTTCTTCGTCGAATCCtgaatcatttattattctatCGACTAAATGAACTGAAAAGTAAAGCTCGAATCAAAGTACCATCATCACATGGTCGAACTGCATTCGGTGTAatagatgaaatgaatcaattgaatccTGGCGAAGTGTTTTTCCAATATagtcaattgaatgatgttgatggtctACCTACTGGTGAAACAATTATTCTCGATAATCAAGAAGTGATGGTCACCAAATTTCCTTGTCTTTCATTGGGTGATGTGCGAAAATTTAAGGCTATCAACGTTAAAGGTTTGGAACATGTCAAAGATTGTCTCGTTTTTCCAGCAAAAGGACACAGACCTCATACCGATGAGATGGGTGGTTCAGAtcttgatggtgatgagTATGCCATCTTTTGGAAGACAGACCTAATATTTCCTggatcaaattatcatccaatGGATTTTCCATCACAAACATCACCAGAATCCGATCGAgatattgttattgatgatattgtcaAATTTTACTGTGATTTTCTTGTCGATAACAATATTGGTTTGGTCGCCAACTCACATCTAATGTTTTCAGATTTCCATCCTGAAGGTCTTTCTTCGTGCGAATGTCTAGATTTGGCTGCTAAATACAGTGTATCGTTAGATTTCCAGAAAAATGGTGTTAATGCCAAAgttgaaaacaaatacaTACCGGATTCGAATTGGATTCGTCCAGATTTTATGTCGAAACGTAATGGTGAATCTGATGTTTATTTATCTACCAAAATTCTTGGTATAATTTATCGTCATTGTTCATTGATGGAAGATATGATACGTGCTTCAAACACATACCTAATGGCTAATCAGGAAAATCGATTGGAAAAACCGAATCCAAATTTAATACTAAATTGTTGGCAATTATTCGAACAGGAAGCAATGAAagcatatgatgattattgtcatcTAGTAATTGATCATATGGAAATGTTGGATATTGAATCCGAAGCAACTTTGATTAGtaatgtttttgaaaataaatccgAAGCAGCCACCACAGTTCTTAATGatttattcaaacattttcaaaaaatattcgaactACAAGCACAAGGAAGATCTGATGAAgaacgattattattgatatctGCATGGTAtgcaatttgttttcaacgTTCCGATCATATTCGTTATCGATATCATGATGAACCATTATTTGGAATGCCATTTTTAGTGCCagatgaaatgattaatcTGATTAGACATGTTGAAAAATCAACTGTTGCCAATCCAGTTATATGCATTAAgattgaatttgaacatATTGAATTGACATGTATGATTATATTGTTTTGGATGGCACAAATGAATCGTATATTTAAACGTGGTGCACATCTTGgacaattgttgaaaatttttgatcgtCAAAAGAATAAATGGTATAGTACTACTGAACATCAATTATTGAAAGGTATAATACAG GaacaattgatcattattgttgatcaatatcAAGAAATTGCCATTGTTGAACCAAATGAACAGACTCATCATCAAGTGGTTGCATTtctttttgatcaatatctTTTATATCTAAGTCGtttatttaatcaattgGAATTATTAATCGACAATTCAGATTTGgatcatgtttttttgctaaaatattcattgtttGCTGTGAATTttatagaaaaattgaatcgaatggaaAATCCACCAATGAACGCTGCCATACTGCGTgataaaatgtttgaatataaattgtttctaaaattattgattcgtAATTTTCGATTGGAAACACAAACCTGTGAAACGGTGGAATTTGCCATATTAAATGTTGATCGATGTCTAACAAATGGTTGCCAtagaattgattttaatcag AAACATTGTCTACTTAAACTTCGATATATGGCTGGTAATATTACGGAAATTTTTATCcacaaaaacaatggaatttgtattcaatcgttgattcaatcaaaaggaaaaaaaatagcaacaAATACAAccaatacaaatgaatggcGACAACAGCAAACAACACCGATTGCAAATAATTTAACACGttcaaatgttgattattttattgtcaaAGTTTCTGGATTTCaaacatcaatatcattgttGAAATGTTTGCTGGGACATCCAAAATTGTATCCAAACATAATGATTGgttatcaatttatttga
- the LOC124496566 gene encoding uncharacterized protein LOC124496566 isoform X3, with protein sequence MNVDFYINPDPINQSFMLDLISRFRSVQIFQTNFRIVMEFPHNSLRHLIKESPIDEMDDYSASMNSFSIGSVINLCYFTSRFNAIPSQYHPLKMIWNFQKNLIIFYFHIQHNRTSQRYKIEISFSSIQFILLEINQSINTPCGIGVCFELNSAPLLFTEKMCRNRIKWIRTKDLRNNVDSDLIGYAHGYRITIDDLNIIKTTIKLSYLCKERTRTFAFYIGRINQIMLNNSRWTMDRLWNNIDQTFAKSFARNYACRVILRSYRIVDRVICRHGILNEDNVKNFLENIKQLESDLYFENCLYQLDVKSNNPVIDFIAEFNRIVQTVDTNRPQRISIFGSNGKKKLLGPDQDHYIIMRRAIMTPTRLQFFRPIACLRSRFSNIANLDYALRLTLSEDNNRFLNGPSSSSEFIKECIMPRLLAGIRIADRHFEFLGSSSSQMRESGIVFYARDTDNRTAESIRQIVGDLSIFKRKVAKYIARFGLIFSQSIAYYQCDQSVDIYRSADLTNGPFIFSDGGGIISNSLARKITPLLNTPPDYFPSAFQIRYGGCKGMLVRYESSDDNDMIMFRESMIKFQSNDFSLGILKFSAPRSVYLNRPLLQILYEQQVPAHVFYNIITQSTESLAHSLMFEANAYELMNMYSQRNLNYNKLHKAGYSFLNEPFLRRILNHLLFYRLNELKSKARIKVPSSHGRTAFGVIDEMNQLNPGEVFFQYSQLNDVDGLPTGETIILDNQEVMVTKFPCLSLGDVRKFKAINVKGLEHVKDCLVFPAKGHRPHTDEMGGSDLDGDEYAIFWKTDLIFPGSNYHPMDFPSQTSPESDRDIVIDDIVKFYCDFLVDNNIGLVANSHLMFSDFHPEGLSSCECLDLAAKYSVSLDFQKNGVNAKVENKYIPDSNWIRPDFMSKRNGESDVYLSTKILGIIYRHCSLMEDMIRASNTYLMANQENRLEKPNPNLILNCWQLFEQEAMKAYDDYCHLVIDHMEMLDIESEATLISNVFENKSEAATTVLNDLFKHFQKIFELQAQGRSDEERLLLISAWYAICFQRSDHIRYRYHDEPLFGMPFLVPDEMINLIRHVEKSTVANPVICIKIEFEHIELTCMIILFWMAQMNRIFKRGAHLGQLLKIFDRQKNKWYSTTEHQLLKGIIQEQLIIIVDQYQEIAIVEPNEQTHHQVVAFLFDQYLLYLSRLFNQLELLIDNSDLDHVFLLKYSLFAVNFIEKLNRMENPPMNAAILRDKMFEYKLFLKLLIRNFRLETQTCETVEFAILNVDRCLTNGCHRIDFNQKHCLLKLRYMAGNITEIFIHKNNGICIQSLIQSKGKKIATNTTNTNEWRQQQTTPIANNLTRSNVDYFIVKVSGFQTSISLLKCLLGHPKLYPNIMIGYQFI encoded by the exons ATGAACGTTGATTTCTACATTAATCCCGAtccaataaatcaatcattcatgttGGATTTGATCTCAAGATTTCGTTCGgtacaaatttttcaaacaaattttcgAATCGTAATGGAATTTCCTCATAATTCTCTTCGTCATCTAATAAAAGAATCGCcaattgatgaaatggatGATTATTCCGcatcaatgaattcattctCCATTGGATCGGTTATTAATCTTTGCTATTTTACTAGTCGATTTAATGCCATTCCATCGCAATATCATCCACTGAAAATGATatggaattttcaaaaaaatttaataattttctatttccATATCCAACACAATCGAACATCCCAAAG atataaaatagaaatatcattttcatcgattcaattcatattgCTCGAGATCAATCAGTCAATCAATACACCATGCGGTATTGGTGTTTGTTTCGAATTAAATTCTGCTCCTTTATTGTTCACAGAAAAAATGTGTcgaaatcgaataaaatggaTTCGTACCAAAGATTTAAGAAATAATGTTGATTCTGATTTAATTGGTTATGCACATGGATATCGTATCACGATAGATGATTTGAATATCATAAAAACTACAATCAAATTAAGCTACCTGTGTAAAGAACGAACTCGAACTTTTGCTTTTTACATAGGCagaataaatcaaatcatgcTAAATAATAGTCGATGGACAATGGATCGATTATGGaacaatattgatcaaaCTTTTGCAAAAAGTTTTGCCAGAAATTATGCTTGCCGTGTAATTTTGAGATCATATCGTATTGTCGATCGAGTTATATGTCGGCACGgaatattgaatgaagatAATGTGAAGAATTTTCTCGAAAATATCAAACAATTAGAGTCGGATTTGTATTTCGAAAATTGTCTATATCAATTGGAtgtaaaatcaaacaatccaGTTATCGATTTCATTGCTGAATTCAATCGTATCGTTCAGACTGTCGACACAAATCGGCCCCAAAGAATTAGTATTTTTGGTAgtaatggcaaaaaaaaattgcttggACCAGATCAagatcattatattattatgcGTCGAGCTATCATGACACCAACTcgattacaattttttcgtCCTATCGCCTGTTTACGTTCACGATTCTCAAATATTGCCAATCTAGACTATGCTTTACGATTAACATTGTCTGAAGATAATAATCGTTTTTTGAACGGACCATCCAGCAGCAGTGAATTCATTAAAGAATGCATTATGCCACGATTATTGGCAGGCATAAGAATAGCAGATcgtcattttgaatttcttggttcatcatcaagtcaAATGCGTGAATCTGGTATCGTATTCTATGCTCGTGATACTGACAATCGAACGGCCGAATCGATTCGTCAAATAGTGGGTGATCTATCGATTTTCAAACGAAAAGTAGCCAAATACATTGCACGATTTGGATTGATATTTTCACAATCAATTGCTTATTATCAATGCGATCAATCAGTTGATATATATCGATCAGCTGATCTTACGAATGGACCGTTTATATTCTCGGACGGTGGTGGTATCATATCGAATAGTTTGGCACGGAAAATTACACCATTATTGAATACACCACCAGATTATTTTCCATCTGCATTTCAAATCCGTTATGGTGGCTGCAAAGGAATGCTTGTCCGTTATGAATCGagtgatgacaatgatatgataatgtttcgtgaatcaatgatcaaatttcaatcgaatgatttttcattgggtatattgaaattttcagcACCAAGATCTGTCTACCTGAATCGGCCATTATTACAGATTCTTTATGAACAACAAGTACCGGCTCATGTTTTctacaacatcatcacccAATCGACAGAATCATTGGCGCATTCATTGATGTTTGAAGCTAATGCAtatgaattaatgaatatgTATTCACAACGAAATCTTAATTACAACAAACTTCATAAAGCCGGTTATTCCTTCTTAAACGAACCTTTTCTTCGTCGAATCCtgaatcatttattattctatCGACTAAATGAACTGAAAAGTAAAGCTCGAATCAAAGTACCATCATCACATGGTCGAACTGCATTCGGTGTAatagatgaaatgaatcaattgaatccTGGCGAAGTGTTTTTCCAATATagtcaattgaatgatgttgatggtctACCTACTGGTGAAACAATTATTCTCGATAATCAAGAAGTGATGGTCACCAAATTTCCTTGTCTTTCATTGGGTGATGTGCGAAAATTTAAGGCTATCAACGTTAAAGGTTTGGAACATGTCAAAGATTGTCTCGTTTTTCCAGCAAAAGGACACAGACCTCATACCGATGAGATGGGTGGTTCAGAtcttgatggtgatgagTATGCCATCTTTTGGAAGACAGACCTAATATTTCCTggatcaaattatcatccaatGGATTTTCCATCACAAACATCACCAGAATCCGATCGAgatattgttattgatgatattgtcaAATTTTACTGTGATTTTCTTGTCGATAACAATATTGGTTTGGTCGCCAACTCACATCTAATGTTTTCAGATTTCCATCCTGAAGGTCTTTCTTCGTGCGAATGTCTAGATTTGGCTGCTAAATACAGTGTATCGTTAGATTTCCAGAAAAATGGTGTTAATGCCAAAgttgaaaacaaatacaTACCGGATTCGAATTGGATTCGTCCAGATTTTATGTCGAAACGTAATGGTGAATCTGATGTTTATTTATCTACCAAAATTCTTGGTATAATTTATCGTCATTGTTCATTGATGGAAGATATGATACGTGCTTCAAACACATACCTAATGGCTAATCAGGAAAATCGATTGGAAAAACCGAATCCAAATTTAATACTAAATTGTTGGCAATTATTCGAACAGGAAGCAATGAAagcatatgatgattattgtcatcTAGTAATTGATCATATGGAAATGTTGGATATTGAATCCGAAGCAACTTTGATTAGtaatgtttttgaaaataaatccgAAGCAGCCACCACAGTTCTTAATGatttattcaaacattttcaaaaaatattcgaactACAAGCACAAGGAAGATCTGATGAAgaacgattattattgatatctGCATGGTAtgcaatttgttttcaacgTTCCGATCATATTCGTTATCGATATCATGATGAACCATTATTTGGAATGCCATTTTTAGTGCCagatgaaatgattaatcTGATTAGACATGTTGAAAAATCAACTGTTGCCAATCCAGTTATATGCATTAAgattgaatttgaacatATTGAATTGACATGTATGATTATATTGTTTTGGATGGCACAAATGAATCGTATATTTAAACGTGGTGCACATCTTGgacaattgttgaaaatttttgatcgtCAAAAGAATAAATGGTATAGTACTACTGAACATCAATTATTGAAAGGTATAATACAG GaacaattgatcattattgttgatcaatatcAAGAAATTGCCATTGTTGAACCAAATGAACAGACTCATCATCAAGTGGTTGCATTtctttttgatcaatatctTTTATATCTAAGTCGtttatttaatcaattgGAATTATTAATCGACAATTCAGATTTGgatcatgtttttttgctaaaatattcattgtttGCTGTGAATTttatagaaaaattgaatcgaatggaaAATCCACCAATGAACGCTGCCATACTGCGTgataaaatgtttgaatataaattgtttctaaaattattgattcgtAATTTTCGATTGGAAACACAAACCTGTGAAACGGTGGAATTTGCCATATTAAATGTTGATCGATGTCTAACAAATGGTTGCCAtagaattgattttaatcag AAACATTGTCTACTTAAACTTCGATATATGGCTGGTAATATTACGGAAATTTTTATCcacaaaaacaatggaatttgtattcaatcgttgattcaatcaaaaggaaaaaaaatagcaacaAATACAAccaatacaaatgaatggcGACAACAGCAAACAACACCGATTGCAAATAATTTAACACGttcaaatgttgattattttattgtcaaAGTTTCTGGATTTCaaacatcaatatcattgttGAAATGTTTGCTGGGACATCCAAAATTGTATCCAAACATAATGATTGgttatcaatttatttga